A window of Rosa rugosa chromosome 7, drRosRugo1.1, whole genome shotgun sequence genomic DNA:
TCTTGTTGACTTGATGTAATTTCAGCATTGCGTTAAGTAATTTGTAGCAGCACTCGAGCTTCCATTGATGTGAGTAAGAAGCTCACTGGGACTAATGAGAATTCAATTCAATCATTGGAGCCATATTTATTCCAGCTATTTGTCCCGAAGATGATGATGCTGATGGTTTATGATTGTTTCATGTAGAAATTGATTGGTTTCAGGTGAGGGGTTGGGGGAGAAAAGTCACGGGTGATATTTACTGGGTTTCATTTACTTTTTCTGAATTCCTTGGTGCTGAATTTACCTATCAGATTATTTCTTTCCATGTAATCTAGGTCTTTCTTAGGATGAAAATATTATACACTGCTTTGCTTCCTTCACTTAAAGTTCAATTCTTTTTCTCAAATGTTAATTGTTTCCTTGGTTGAAACATTTACTTAAAGTTTAAATGTTACTGAAAGTGACCAACGAAGATAATGAGATGTGCCTTATTAATGGTGTAATAGCTCAAGGTGTCCACAGGCTACTTGCCCTACACGCTACGTATTTGTTATTTCCTTCCCAATAAGTATGTTGGCAAACTAAGAGTGGCCATAGAAGATAGTGTGAGTTAATTGTATCAATATAATGTCATTAGTCACATTGAAGTTTACTGATATATGCTTTTTTGGTTAACAATCAGTCAACCACAGCCTTCCTATGCATATGTATAAGGAGCTAAGTCTTCAAATTTGTTTGCCATGACTTTGAAAGCATTGGCAGAACTATCATGAACTTTCTACATTACTTGGTCTACACTTTGTTTTGTGTGGCCTAGGTTCTTTAGTATCAGTAGCCAAGCTATCCCTGTGAAACCTAAAATATTTGACATTGTTCTTCTGCGAAACATATTCAAGTAGGGATGCAACTAGGTAGCAatactttgtttttcttattaatCTCCAGTTTGCTTCCATCACAGTATGGTGCTGAAGTATATAGCATAACTCCTTCACACCCATTAGCAGAGGGACAAACTCTAGTCTCTCCTGGCCTAATATTCAAATTGGGCTTCTTCAGTCCAAACAGTTCTGGTAATAAGTATGTGGGATTGTGGCACAAAAGTTTCTTTCCCCGTAAATATGTATGGATAGCTAACAGAGAAATTCCTCTTGCTGCTACAGACACCTTGGCTACTTTGAGCATTTGCAGCAATGGGAATCTGGAGCTCGTAGATGGGAAACAGAGTTCTGTCTGGTCAGCCAATATATCTAATTGTTCATCTGCAGTTCTCTTAGATAATGGAAACTTCATTGTCAAAGATGGTATGGGAGTTGATTTGTGGGTGAGTTTCAATGATCCTAGTGACACACATCTGCCAAGCATGTTGCTGGTATATGATAGCGGTTCTGGAAAACGGAAGTTCTTTGGAAAAGTGAAAATGATCCATCACCAGGGATATTCTTGGTTGGACTGTCAGCAGAGTTGCCGGCACAATTGTATATTTGGATTAATGGATCTACTTCCCACTGGAGAAGTGGACCATGGGACAAATCAAGGTTTATTTGTATACCCACATTGATTCCTCAATATCTAGATCCATGGACTCTTGTTGATAATCTGACACAGGGAACAAGGTATTTATCTTACAGTTTTGACAAAATTCCTGGTGACAAAGTTCTTGCATATGCCAATGTATCTTCTGAATGTATACTGAGGTTTTTGTTTTCAGTAAGTGGCAAGAACTGGTATCTTGACTATGAGTCATGGAACAACCCATGCGATAATTATGGCACCTGTGGACCTCTTGGGGTTTGCAAAGCTTCTGAATCTCCAATCTGCAAGTGTTTGAAAGGGTTTACACCCAAGTCAAATGAGgaatttgacccaaaaaaaatgtCAAATGAGGAATGGAGCAAAAGAAatggctaaatacaaattactaccctgtggtttaggtccaaaatcaattcagtccctgaatttccaatttcatcaaaaacacccctgcactttcaattttgatataatATGTCCAGTTTGTTAGTTTTttgacaattgagttatttaacttgttaatgtggctcatatatggcctatgttttatgatgtggtgtcgaggtggtctgcatagtcaatttaggagtgagttacactattaaaaataaatagtttttcaacaaataatctaactataacttgaatccataacagaatattaacgaattggacctattagatcaaaattgaaagtgcaggggtgtttttgatgaaattagaagtccagggactgaattgattttggacctaaaccacagggtaccaactagtatttagccccaAAAGAAACTAGATCGGAGGTTGTGTGAGACGAACAAATTTGTATTGTGAGACGTGCACAAATTGTTGAATATTTTTGATAGCttctactttgtatttgaacaaaatataatcgaaaccacaactttattgttttgattaatttgcagtagcaaatgaagcaagaaCAGATGAACAAAAACTTAGCAAACGTTGTGCTTTGAGTTTCAAAATTGTTCTTCTCTCTGATCACCCTTTTACATCAACTATGTCTTCCCTTACAGTTATTGGATTTATGAGTATCTTGGTTGCTATAGTCTTCAGTTTGCATAGGTGGCGTGCCAACCAAAAGCGTAAGAGAATTAAATGAAGGGGTCAATTAATTTAGCACATTAgaatttgatatttttcatctGTTATCCAAATGTTGATTCTTGTTTTGTTCTAACTCAGTGATTGATAGTTTTATTTGCAAAATCAGGACATGTCAAATTAACAACACGTCGTTTGGAATCAACTAGTAtgattaagatttatagagatGGTCTTTGAGAATATATAGGACAGCATGATTCCATGGAGCTAAGGATATATGATTTTGATAGCATACTAATCACCATGGACAGCTTTATAAAGGAGGCTTTGGCCCAGTTTATAAGGTATTTTCTTTCTCAAGGAAAACATACATAGCACTTCCAACTGGTACAAGATACAAGAATTAATGGAATTAATTATTGATTTGTGGAACTCGTGTAGGGGTTGCTACCTGAAGGGAAGGAAATAGCAGTAGAAAGACTTTCTAGTAGCTCAGGACAAGGTGTGGATGAGTTCAAGAATGAGATGCTGTTGATCTCCAATCTTCAACACAAAAACCTTGTTAGGATCATGGGTTGTTCTGTCAAACAGAATGAGAAGTTACTTATCTACGAattcatgccaaacaaaagCTTGGATACTTTTCTATATGGTTAGTTTCACTATTGTTTATGTTAAGCTGCAGTGCGCTACTCATCTTCATCTTATTCTTTCAATATAATCCTTCGTCTCTATTCTTTTGTAAAATTCTCTAATCTTCGTCTATTCTTTCAATATAGTTATGAATGAAATCTCAGGAACTAAATTACATAGTCACAAATTGGTCATTCAATTTTTTGTCAATTGACACAAAGTATCATCGAGTTTGACTAATCAAGACATTCAACATGCAAGTTTAATGTTCACCACTGTCTAACATGCTCTATGTTTGTTCAGTTCAGATATCCATTATGCATTCATTACTTTTCATATAAGTGCATGTGTCTCTATTTGTTAGCAATTTATGATTAGAATCTTGTTTTAACTGAATTTTAAGGCTAGAAGTCTCGTGATGCACTATGTTCCATTGTAGTGTGTGTGGGAAATATGAATAGTGTTGATGATAGCACTCTAATTTGATGCACTGAATATTTGATTAGATCCGACAAAGAGAGCAGTGCTGGATTGGGCTAAACGCTTTAACATTATTCTGGGTGTTGCTAAGGGGCTTCTTTATCTTTATCATGATTCCTATGTGAAGGTGATTCATAGAGATCTAAAAGTTAGTAACATCCTcttggatgagaaaatgaatcCAAAAATCTAAGATTTTGGATTGGCATGCATTGTTGAAGGAACACAAAGTCTAGAAAATACTCAGAAGGTTGTGGGAATACGGTAAATATTGTCACAACACTGTCTAGGAAATACAACACGGTAAATGTTGTGGAAAATACTCAGAAGCTAAATACAACACTGTCTTAACAAGTCTTCACAACAACTAATGTGAATATTTTCAGGCTTGGAACTTGTGGAATGAAGACAGGGCATTGGAGTTAGTAGATAAAGTATTGGGTGATTCATACTCCTCATCAGAAGTAATGACAGGCGTGCATGTTGGGCTTCTTTGTGTACAGGACAATGCTGCTGATAGACCAACTATGGCCGATGTAGCTTTAATGCTAAATAGCGAGAAAGATGGTCCACATCCGAAGAGGCCTGTATTAACTATCCAAAACTCATTTTATCATCCTGGACCATCCTATGAAAATACTAATTCCTCCAAAAATGAAGCTAGCATTACAACGATTTAAGGACGTTAGGCAACAACAAATTGTTGCATCAAAACCCATAGTAGATAGACACTCATTGTTGCTTTTACACTTTTTATATACGGCATGTACATGAACACTGTCTGATTTGCATGAAGTTGAATCCTATCAATGAATAAAAGGATGTACAGTTTTCCTTGCCTTTTGTTGAAACGTTCTTTCATTGATGCTCTAAAATTTGAATCAGGCCTCGTCAATGGGCCGAGCCTTACTACATTTTAAAATAATAacgggccgggtcgggtcgggcttaATTGTAAATCACAAGATCCAAGTCCGTCCATATAAAgtgggccttgcgggctttttcgggccgggttaGGTAGCCCTCATTTTTTCCAGGCCAGGCCGGGTTTTATTTACAAAGAAATCTTTCTCTGTGTAAATGCCTCCCAAACCATCCTCAAGGGAGAAACAACACCTCAAAGCTAAAGTCTGGAGGTGAAGCAGAGAGATAGAGGTGAAGCAGGTCCTTTGATGTTATTTGTTGTAAAGCCTTGTAGCTTTGATAGACTATCACAAGTGGCCATTGCAAACGGAGCATCAGCTAGTCAGTATAAGCCACCCAAGATCATAAGAAATCGTCAGATTGTTCACTTCCTTGAAGTGTCTACTGTTGTTACCATATCTTGAAAGCTTTCGGTAATATAATACTTGTATGATATCTCATCTTGAATCCAAAATTACAACATGTCTCTAACAATAGTTCTCCTTGTATTGGTTTTGATTAAATACCTTGTAAAATTGGttctcatattttttcttttgaggaATCGAATTGTCTGCAACTCCAAGTCTGTACGTGTGACCTTGTCTACTTCCAACATATGTTTACTGAccattgaaagtttgaaacgcTAATTTTGGCACGAATGGATTAGTTATTCTTTTAAGAAAGGCAGTATAAGTATTCCTATGGTTTTGAAGCGCTTTATATCTATCAAGTTGCTGGATTGAGCTGCCACAGTGTCAATAAGAATTATCCCTTAAACATGCCCTCAATTTCTTTGCTTGATCTTCCTTCAAGTCTTTGTTTTTTGCTGCATGCTTGGATTTGTTCGAGGGTTCACGACCAATATAGACAGAGCATTGATTACTACATACAAAATGAAGGTACCCCAAAATCTGAAAATCATATACTAGGGGATTTAGTGATTTACCATATTTTATATAATACCTAGCTTTCTtcatacatgctctgcatgtgtaatagttttttttatttaagtgagctgttggtaaattataatttcaACATTGTAGATGTCGTGTGTTTGATTCTCAGAGAAAAATGGGGATTGTgggataatttttttaaaattttcttaataaaaatctaccttttaattgtcatatttacccttgtgatttaatttattctcaaagtttttttttaatattttaaggttaaatctgtcaaaaattttttagttttggctaacaaagcttcttctcttaataatagtatagatatattaatttaccaactttttcggaCTGGGCCGGGCCTGGCGGGCTTTTATTGGCCGAGTCTATGGCCCGGGCCGGGTTTTAAACCCCTAAACCAAACCCGGCCCTCTACCCACCGAGGCGGGTCTTTGCGGGCTTTTATGCAGGCCGGTACGAACTTTTACCCATCGGGCCTGCGGGTCTCCATCAGTCCATTTGATCTgcgggctaaatgatgaggcctaattTGAATAGTTCAAAAATTAACCGTAACCTTTTTGATGATGTGGTTCGAGATTTTGATGCATATGTCACACACCCAACACCTAAACCCAAATTGAAAACTTTAAATTATGATTTTGGGTCGCGGATTGAGAATTTTGTCAAATTATGACAAAAAGCCTCGTCAGATTCCTATTTCAATTGCAGCTCTTGGTATGGCAGTTCAGCCTTCTTCTTAGAACTTTCGAGTCCATGATCTCACTTCCCTTTGAATCCTCTTGTTTATGTTCTactcttttaatttctgaatttttttcctttttgttctGTAGTGAGATTTTGTAATAACCCAAGTGAAATGCTatacttctttttattttattgtttggtTTAATGAACTCCACTAGGAAGTAGGAACctatgaattttgtttttttggtgaGACAGAGAGGCAGGAATTATTCAAAGTTTCGTGTTCATGACTCTGAACAAATTGACAGAACCTTCTCCATTAGAAAATGAAATGTACCTTCAATGGCGACTTGTTGGGTAAAAGCCAAAACATTTTGTTCTCATTTCCCTTGACTCATTTCAGGTACTGAATTCTTTCTTCCGTAAATTTCTGAACATTGCAAAGTTCCAATCTTTCACATCAAGTTCTAATGTATTCCAGCTATTTTTCATGATGATATTGATGATTGGTGTTATGATTCTTTCATGTGGAGATTGATTGGTTTTAATTGACGGATTGGGGGAGAAAAGTCATGGGTGATATTTACTGGGTTTCATTTACTTTTTCTGAATTTATTGGTGCTGATTTTTACCTATCAAATGATTTCTTTGCATGTAATCTGGGTCTCTCTCAGGATGAAAATATCATACACTGCTTTGCTTCTTTCACTTAAAAGTTCAATTCCTTTTCTCAATGTTAATTGTTTCCATGGTTGAAAACAATGTTACAGCAGCTCACTAAGTTTAAAGGAAACT
This region includes:
- the LOC133723121 gene encoding G-type lectin S-receptor-like serine/threonine-protein kinase At1g61460, which translates into the protein MAAFWCAGHCRLSLLPSQYGAEVYSITPSHPLAEGQTLVSPGLIFKLGFFSPNSSGNKYVGLWHKSFFPRKYVWIANREIPLAATDTLATLSICSNGNLELVDGKQSSVWSANISNCSSAVLLDNGNFIVKDGMGVDLWVSFNDPSDTHLPSMLLGTRYLSYSFDKIPGDKVLAYANVSSECILRFLFSVSGKNWYLDYESWNNPCDNYGTCGPLGHTNHHGQLYKGGFGPVYKGLLPEGKEIAVERLSSSSGQGVDEFKNEMLLISNLQHKNLVRIMGCSVKQNEKLLIYEFMPNKSLDTFLYDPTKRAVLDWAKRFNIILGVAKGLLYLYHDSYVKVIHRDLKVSNILLDEKMNPKI